The following coding sequences are from one Leptospiraceae bacterium window:
- a CDS encoding adenylate/guanylate cyclase domain-containing protein produces the protein MRYLYIILLILFQFLFIDCRSKSQKVAPKAVNGVLDLTPVTWDFKEDGILNLEGEWDFFWSRFLEPKDFLLEKLPVRSATLIVPGTWNGKAINSETVTGEGYATYRLTIPIPPSQIGQALGIKISYAATASRVWVNGKLVSEDGRVGVSRKEMEPHYNSQIHSFTAENPIEIIAHVSNFNHKKGGLWQSLYIGLEEDIIKQNSNALFYDFFLFGVLCIMTIYHFGLFILRREENTYLFFGLFCFIISVRILFTGETWITAMIPNINWDLQIKIEYTTFYVSTQVFAGFVFYLYSTEFKRRVWIVMNIIGSTFVAIVILTPPLFFTQTLPYFQLFTLFCGFYSIYVLIVCIIHKRVGAIAACVGWTIFFVAIIGDIVVNEIYGSSFLAPFGLFIFIFSQSFILSLIFSKTFQRTQSLSIHLKSTNLAYSRFVPADFITFLHRDDITQVLLGDQTKTEMSVMFCDIRSFTALSETMTPEETFKFLNAYLKRVGPIIRNNQGFIDKFMGDGIMALFPLHPEDAVRAAIEMQNTVREYNVIRNKSNYKPIEVGIGIHVGNLMLGTIGEANRMDATVISDAVNLASRLEGLTKIYGAPILISDAIFERLGNQNDYQYRMLGRVQVKGKTDSIGILEIIHDPSPEIAEFKSNSKPMFERGIAFYLQKDFETARNIFKTVSEANPYDKAATLFISRCDYYMKFGTPDAWDGVEVFEVK, from the coding sequence ATGAGATATTTATACATAATCCTCTTAATTTTATTCCAGTTCCTATTTATAGATTGTAGATCCAAGAGTCAAAAGGTTGCACCCAAAGCTGTAAACGGTGTATTGGATTTAACACCTGTGACCTGGGACTTCAAAGAAGATGGAATCCTGAATCTAGAAGGGGAATGGGATTTCTTCTGGTCGCGCTTTTTGGAGCCAAAGGATTTTCTATTAGAAAAACTTCCCGTTCGTTCAGCCACACTCATTGTTCCGGGAACGTGGAATGGAAAAGCAATCAACTCAGAAACTGTAACGGGAGAAGGATATGCCACCTATCGCCTTACTATTCCAATTCCTCCTTCTCAAATCGGTCAAGCTCTTGGAATCAAAATCAGTTACGCGGCTACTGCGTCTAGAGTATGGGTTAATGGTAAACTAGTCTCCGAGGATGGACGGGTTGGAGTCTCTAGAAAAGAAATGGAGCCGCATTATAATAGCCAGATTCACAGTTTCACTGCCGAAAATCCTATCGAAATCATCGCCCATGTTTCTAATTTCAATCATAAAAAAGGTGGTCTCTGGCAAAGTCTTTACATTGGCTTAGAAGAAGATATCATAAAACAAAACAGTAATGCTTTATTTTACGATTTCTTTTTGTTTGGCGTTCTCTGTATAATGACCATTTACCACTTCGGTCTTTTTATTTTGAGAAGAGAAGAGAATACCTATCTATTCTTTGGTCTATTTTGTTTTATTATTTCCGTTCGAATCCTATTTACTGGTGAGACGTGGATAACAGCCATGATCCCCAATATCAACTGGGACTTACAAATTAAAATTGAGTATACTACCTTTTATGTGAGCACGCAGGTATTTGCCGGATTTGTATTCTACCTTTATTCTACGGAGTTTAAAAGAAGAGTTTGGATTGTAATGAACATCATCGGTAGCACATTTGTCGCAATAGTGATATTAACCCCTCCTCTCTTCTTTACGCAGACCTTACCCTATTTTCAGCTATTTACTTTATTCTGTGGATTCTATTCTATCTATGTATTGATCGTTTGTATTATCCACAAGCGAGTGGGAGCAATTGCCGCCTGTGTGGGTTGGACGATTTTCTTTGTTGCTATCATAGGTGATATCGTTGTAAATGAGATTTATGGTTCTAGCTTTCTTGCTCCCTTTGGACTGTTCATTTTTATTTTCTCTCAGTCTTTTATTCTTTCTCTTATTTTTTCAAAGACTTTCCAGAGAACACAATCTCTTTCAATTCACTTAAAATCTACGAACCTCGCCTACAGTCGATTTGTCCCTGCCGACTTCATCACCTTCTTACATAGAGATGATATTACACAAGTTCTACTCGGCGACCAAACAAAAACAGAAATGTCTGTGATGTTTTGTGACATTAGAAGTTTCACCGCATTATCCGAAACAATGACTCCAGAAGAAACATTCAAATTTCTAAATGCCTATTTAAAACGAGTCGGTCCAATCATTCGAAACAACCAGGGCTTCATTGATAAATTTATGGGTGACGGGATAATGGCACTTTTTCCCTTACATCCAGAAGATGCAGTTCGAGCAGCAATTGAAATGCAAAACACAGTCAGAGAATACAACGTAATTCGAAACAAATCCAACTACAAACCAATTGAAGTAGGAATCGGAATCCATGTAGGAAATTTGATGTTAGGCACAATCGGAGAAGCAAATCGAATGGATGCAACGGTAATTTCGGATGCGGTAAATCTTGCCTCTAGACTAGAAGGTTTGACAAAGATTTACGGGGCTCCCATTTTAATCAGTGATGCTATTTTTGAAAGACTTGGTAATCAAAATGATTACCAATACCGAATGCTTGGTCGAGTGCAAGTAAAAGGAAAAACGGATTCTATTGGAATCTTAGAAATCATTCATGACCCCTCACCAGAAATTGCGGAATTCAAATCCAACTCCAAGCCAATGTTTGAAAGAGGAATCGCATTTTATTTACAAAAAGATTTTGAAACTGCCCGCAATATATTTAAAACTGTTTCAGAAGCAAATCCTTATGATAAAGCCGCCACTCTTTTCATAAGTCGGTGTGATTATTATATGAAATTTGGAACACCCGATGCCTGGGACGGCGTAGAAGTGTTTGAAGTTAAGTAA
- a CDS encoding FAD-dependent oxidoreductase — MAVQVERKKQIERLSKTQFDCLIVGGGATGAGTAHDASLRGLNVALIERKDFSAGTSSRSTKLIHGGVRYLAQMHFGLIREALTERKRLLANAPHLVKPLKFLMPSYKFYEKPYYSIGLTMYDVLAGDSGLPGHKRISKQEFIKEFPAVKETDLRGGIAYYDAQFNDARLNVLLARTAEMEGACVCNKVELVSLLKNDSGKIIGARVKDLLSGKELSVNTKLVINTTGVFIDEVRKMDDSNAKPILAPSQGIHLVFAKSKVPCSSAMIIPKTSDGRVVFLLPWEDHVVMGTTDTPIHSITGEPIPLENEVEFLLKTGNEYLASELKKEDILSVFAGLRPLISADGNSDTKNISREEMMLVSDSNLITMSGGKWSTYRKMAEDLTDKMIQVGKLVPVRACETYNYNFIGKGGYSENMYLRIAQDYKLDIDTAKRLRNYYGGEVFEILGKRPREIIRESGYFEEEVLHAMRSEFALSVVDVIGRRMRVLFTDLDLAAKFVKPVSSTMAKEFKWTIAKKNQEEREARDLIMKLKATIE; from the coding sequence ATGGCAGTACAAGTAGAAAGAAAAAAGCAAATAGAAAGACTGAGCAAAACACAATTTGATTGTTTAATTGTTGGAGGCGGTGCGACAGGTGCTGGCACGGCGCATGACGCATCTCTACGAGGATTAAATGTAGCTTTAATAGAAAGAAAAGATTTCTCAGCAGGAACCTCTAGTCGCTCTACAAAACTAATTCACGGAGGAGTTCGCTATCTCGCGCAGATGCATTTCGGATTGATCCGAGAGGCACTCACAGAAAGAAAGCGATTGCTAGCAAACGCTCCTCATTTGGTTAAACCACTTAAATTTTTAATGCCAAGCTATAAGTTTTACGAAAAGCCCTACTACTCTATCGGTCTTACCATGTATGATGTGCTTGCGGGTGACAGCGGTTTACCCGGACACAAAAGAATTTCTAAACAAGAATTTATAAAAGAATTTCCAGCCGTAAAAGAAACTGATCTAAGAGGTGGAATCGCATATTATGATGCACAGTTCAATGATGCAAGATTAAATGTATTACTGGCTCGAACTGCTGAAATGGAAGGGGCCTGTGTTTGCAACAAAGTAGAATTAGTATCTCTTCTAAAAAATGATTCAGGGAAAATTATCGGTGCGAGAGTTAAAGACCTATTATCCGGAAAAGAACTATCTGTAAACACCAAACTAGTGATCAATACTACGGGTGTATTTATAGACGAAGTAAGAAAAATGGACGACAGTAACGCAAAACCAATATTAGCTCCAAGTCAAGGAATTCATCTTGTTTTTGCAAAATCAAAAGTTCCTTGCAGCAGTGCGATGATTATTCCCAAGACAAGTGATGGTCGGGTAGTATTTCTATTACCCTGGGAAGACCATGTAGTAATGGGAACGACAGATACTCCAATCCATTCTATCACAGGAGAACCAATCCCTTTAGAAAATGAAGTTGAATTTCTTTTAAAAACAGGAAATGAGTATCTAGCCAGCGAATTAAAGAAGGAAGATATACTTTCTGTCTTCGCGGGGCTAAGACCTCTTATTTCAGCAGACGGAAATTCGGATACAAAGAATATTTCTAGAGAAGAAATGATGTTAGTCTCCGACTCCAATCTGATCACAATGAGTGGTGGCAAATGGTCTACCTACCGCAAAATGGCAGAAGACCTAACAGATAAAATGATACAGGTTGGCAAATTAGTTCCTGTGCGAGCCTGTGAGACATACAATTACAATTTCATTGGCAAAGGTGGCTATTCAGAGAATATGTATCTTAGAATAGCTCAGGATTACAAACTAGACATTGACACTGCCAAACGCCTTCGAAATTACTATGGCGGGGAAGTATTCGAAATCTTAGGAAAAAGACCAAGAGAAATTATAAGAGAATCGGGATACTTTGAAGAAGAAGTCCTTCATGCAATGAGAAGTGAATTTGCATTATCCGTAGTTGATGTTATTGGTAGACGAATGCGAGTATTGTTTACAGATCTTGATTTAGCGGCTAAGTTCGTTAAACCGGTATCATCAACCATGGCAAAAGAATTCAAATGGACAATCGCCAAAAAAAATCAAGAAGAAAGAGAAGCCCGTGATTTAATAATGAAACTAAAAGCAACTATCGAATAG
- a CDS encoding DoxX-like family protein — MAFFYTFAGIMHFINPKFFLRIVPPILPMKLMLVYLSGVAEIILGIALIPEATRSLAAWGVIALLLAVFPANIYHFTSKGAGMKIPMWLLTIRLPIQFALMVWAWWYT; from the coding sequence ATGGCATTTTTTTATACATTCGCCGGTATTATGCATTTCATAAATCCAAAATTTTTCTTACGCATTGTGCCTCCCATCCTCCCAATGAAGCTAATGCTCGTATACCTCAGTGGAGTAGCGGAAATCATTTTAGGAATTGCACTTATTCCAGAAGCAACAAGAAGTCTCGCCGCCTGGGGAGTAATCGCCCTACTCCTCGCAGTCTTTCCTGCCAATATCTACCACTTTACGTCCAAAGGTGCCGGCATGAAAATTCCAATGTGGTTACTTACGATTAGACTTCCAATTCAGTTCGCGTTGATGGTTTGGGCTTGGTGGTATACTTAG
- the pta gene encoding phosphate acetyltransferase codes for MSKSLYITTTEPKSGKSLVAMGIMELLKSGVSRVAFFRPIIKNRENGEMDPDINLIRTHYNLQIRYEDTFGMGMDEALTLISEDKQSVLIDTIMAKYRKLEEEYDFVLMEGSDFSGSTSSFEFEINTELAKNLGAPVMLVLPATRKENEDILSDLNLAIESYSNSGCTILGAIVTRVPRDNFIALKDSPEVKSANFPINFIPENDILSTLTMKEIADSLDAEILYGSQYLMRHAYHITVASMRLENFLNHIKDGTLVIVSGDRADIILGGFLCAENKNFPRIMGLVLTGGIRPDDNIKKIIEGLDAHIPVVLTKEDTLRTVYQINSIDSKVASEDKRKISIYLGLFESNVDTKKLKEKMIVYKSKLVTPKMFEFDLIQRAKALKKHIVLPEGIEERILRAAEVLIDRDVVRVTLLGKEKEIKEKIKRLGLKLKDVTIIEPTQSKDFQDYCETYYDLRKHKGITMDNAKDVMSDVSYYGTMMVFKGHADGMVSGSINTTQHTIRPSLEFVKTKPGFSIVSSVFLMCLPDKVLVYGDCAVNPNPTAAELAEIAISSAQTARQFGIEPRVAMLSYSTGDSGKGEEVEKVREATALVRAKMPDILIEGPIQYDAAIDPDVAATKMPNNPVAGKATVFIFPDLNTGNNTYKAVQRSANAVAIGPVLQGLKKPVNDLSRGCTVPDIVNTVVITAIQAQE; via the coding sequence TTGTCTAAGAGTTTATACATTACTACGACCGAGCCGAAGAGCGGCAAATCATTAGTTGCCATGGGAATCATGGAATTGTTAAAAAGCGGAGTTTCGAGAGTCGCGTTTTTTCGCCCTATTATAAAAAATCGTGAAAATGGCGAGATGGATCCTGATATAAATTTAATTCGCACTCATTATAATCTACAAATTAGATATGAAGATACTTTTGGTATGGGAATGGATGAAGCTCTCACTCTTATTTCAGAGGATAAGCAAAGTGTTTTAATTGATACAATTATGGCGAAATATAGAAAGTTAGAAGAAGAGTATGACTTTGTACTAATGGAAGGATCTGATTTTTCTGGCTCTACTAGCTCATTTGAATTTGAAATCAATACCGAGCTTGCCAAAAATCTAGGTGCACCGGTTATGTTAGTGTTACCCGCTACTCGAAAAGAGAATGAAGATATACTTTCTGATTTGAATCTTGCGATCGAGTCTTATTCCAATTCCGGTTGCACAATATTAGGCGCAATCGTAACTCGTGTTCCAAGAGACAACTTTATAGCTCTAAAGGATTCTCCAGAGGTTAAGAGTGCGAATTTTCCAATCAACTTTATTCCTGAAAACGATATACTAAGCACTCTCACCATGAAAGAAATCGCGGATTCACTGGATGCAGAAATTCTATACGGAAGCCAATACCTAATGCGTCATGCTTATCATATTACGGTTGCATCGATGAGATTAGAAAATTTTTTAAATCATATCAAAGATGGGACACTTGTGATAGTATCTGGCGATAGAGCCGATATTATTCTAGGTGGATTTCTATGTGCAGAAAATAAAAACTTCCCGCGCATAATGGGACTTGTTCTCACTGGAGGAATTCGTCCTGATGATAATATCAAAAAAATCATTGAAGGATTAGATGCTCATATTCCTGTTGTTCTTACCAAAGAGGATACTCTTCGCACCGTATACCAGATCAATAGCATTGATTCCAAAGTTGCCTCAGAGGATAAGCGCAAAATCAGTATTTACCTCGGTCTCTTTGAATCAAACGTAGACACAAAGAAATTAAAAGAAAAAATGATTGTCTACAAATCAAAACTCGTCACACCAAAGATGTTCGAATTTGATTTAATCCAAAGAGCAAAAGCATTAAAAAAACATATTGTATTGCCAGAAGGAATCGAAGAAAGAATTCTTCGTGCGGCAGAGGTTTTAATAGATAGAGACGTTGTGCGCGTTACCCTACTCGGAAAAGAAAAAGAAATCAAAGAAAAAATCAAAAGACTCGGACTCAAACTAAAAGATGTTACTATAATAGAGCCAACTCAGTCCAAAGACTTTCAAGATTATTGTGAAACCTATTACGATCTTCGCAAGCACAAAGGCATTACAATGGACAATGCAAAGGACGTGATGAGTGACGTTAGTTACTATGGCACGATGATGGTTTTCAAAGGTCACGCCGACGGAATGGTTTCGGGATCTATCAATACCACGCAGCATACGATTAGACCTTCTCTAGAATTTGTCAAAACAAAACCAGGCTTTTCGATTGTATCAAGTGTATTCTTAATGTGTTTACCTGATAAAGTTCTGGTATATGGTGATTGTGCGGTAAATCCAAATCCAACTGCTGCCGAGCTTGCGGAAATTGCTATCTCTTCTGCACAAACGGCAAGGCAATTCGGAATTGAGCCTCGTGTGGCTATGCTCTCTTATTCGACAGGAGATTCAGGCAAAGGAGAAGAAGTAGAAAAAGTAAGAGAGGCAACAGCTCTTGTAAGAGCTAAAATGCCAGACATTTTAATTGAAGGTCCGATTCAATACGATGCGGCGATTGATCCAGATGTTGCTGCCACCAAAATGCCAAATAATCCAGTCGCAGGAAAGGCAACTGTATTTATTTTCCCAGATTTAAACACAGGGAATAACACGTATAAGGCAGTGCAAAGATCGGCAAATGCGGTGGCGATAGGTCCGGTATTGCAAGGCTTAAAAAAACCAGTCAATGATTTGAGTCGTGGTT